The stretch of DNA aaaactttcccaaaagtcttctttctattgcaggtagtatataagtcggaacgagccggatcggacaactatatcatatagctctcataggaacaatcgggaaaaaaaattaagaacaagaaaggaagctagcttcggccagcccttgcagatcattcctattaattaacaaatcgcaaaaatgttcaattttctaatatttctcattaattttccgatcgttcctatggcagctatatgatatagtcgtccgattttgatcaaattaaaattaaaattcggaaatatttaaaaagagtcatatcctagagtagaagataatacaataaaaaccaaagaagctagaatttatttcctattacttttccatttattttccgatcgttcctatggcagctatatgatatagtcgtccgatttttaaaaaaataattcgaaattcagaaatatttaaaaaataacatccccaaaagtagaaggtaatatttcaaaaaacaccgaagctagaattttttaaagttttttttttccgattgttcctatgggagctataagatatagttgtccgatccggtcggctccgacatatatactacctgcaatagaaagaagacttttgcgaaagttttgtcccgatagctcaaaaactgagagactagtttgcgtagaaacagacagacggacagacggacagacggacagacggacggacggacggacagacggacagacggacagacggacatggctagatcgactcgtcttgtgatgctgatcaagaatatatgtactttatggggtcggaaacgtctccttcactgcgttgcaaacttctgactgaaatcataataccctctgcaagggtataaaaattgtatcttcggtgtttttgaacctataacatcctacttttggaaatgtcattttttatctaattctgaatttcgaataaaattttttcaaaatcggacgactatatcatatagctgccataggggcgatcggaaaattaatgggaatataataggaaataaattattgcttcgttggtttttattgtattctcttctactctaggatgtaactcttttcaaatattttcgtatttcgattttaattttatcaaaatcgaactactatatcatacagcttccattgaaacgaacgcaaacttaatgagaaataataagaaaattaacatttttgcgttttgtaaattaataggaattatctgcaagggtatataagcttcggctggccgaagctagcttcctttcttgtttttttttaatattaccttctacttttgggaatattatttttataatatctcggaatttcgaataaaatttgtaaaaaatcggatcactcaTCATATAGTTGCCATAGGAACagtcggaaaattaaatgaaaattaattggaataaaattgaatctttgttgatttttattacattctcttcttctTAACATTCCTTAGCTTttccttaacatttaaaaatttcgaattaaatttaacaaaattctggcgtctatattatatagctccaatagaaaagatcaaataaataatgccAAAGTAATACGAAAGCAGCTAAAATTTCGATTGTTTTAACAAtcaataacaatttttaacaattttaatgttttttaaaaaactttttttaagttaatagaaatgatctgcaagggcatATAAGCTtcagctggccgaagctagcttcctttcttgttatttttataatgagcGTAAAACAATATGCCCCTAAGTTTAAGAAGTACCAggcagaataataataatttgcagGCAGCGCTGCAGTTGAATGTtagtggaaaatggaaaaacgcCCTGAGAAGGACGCGATTTACATAAGTTATTATGGTAAACCACAAAGTGTGTCGGCTCACGAGAGGTATGTGTCCGAAAGATGTACGAATGTAAAtggaaaaagtcagaaattgtATTTCACAAACAGGcccttaatatttttttgtatcttttaccTTACATATTCCCGGCTGGTAAGCAGCATAATCAGCACTAATGGATACGCTGAAGTATTTTCACGAAGGCTAAAGCTGCACTTTAGTTTCGGAAAAATCAAATACAGTCAGGGCCCACCTATCAGGTGCATGGATTTTCTCTTTCTGGCGGGAAAATTGTGTTAAACGTGCGAAAACAAGTAATTTGCCATTACTCAACCGGAACAAAAAGCTTCTACCCTaaatttttctccttttttcttAGCCAAACGTGTTGAAGGAATTTCTTGTTGTGGCTttcatgtttttgttttgggcaTTTCGCCACTTAGATATAATGCGAAAGTCTTCTGGCGGAAACCCTTTTCCAGAAAAGGTAAACAGAGCCCCAGTTGGCCTAATTGAACATTTTACTCGTGTTACGCAGTGAAAAATTGTGTGCGCATTTTCCAAATCATTTCAAGTGCGCACAGCCAAGAATGTTGTTCGGGAATTTGTTTGCTAATGAAGCCAAAGTGGATTGTGTATGGTAACTTCGGGTGGCTCGAACTTTGACCTTTATTAGCAGGTCGGAAATGTTATATTTGTCCCAGAATGCGGACAATTTCATCTGTTAACGAGGACCAACAAATTGCCAACTTGCTGCGCTCGAACGTGCGGCCATTAAAATCACGAATTCCACAGCCATTTGGAGGAGCAATTAAATATTCTTGGGTTGGACCCCGCCTTAAAGGAGGGATCAGGCCATAAAAGTGTTGTATTTAAGGACCCATAAATCATGATCTCGCAATGCTGTCGTCAACGTCCACAAAACAAAAGCGTAATTTCCGCGTacttatcactatggacggcagtccatgtagtgacgaagcgcaccaggagagtgtgcgaaggcgactactatatatacacgaagaaatgaaaatctgctgtgatagtcagatcgtaatgagtaatacaccaatcgaaaggtattgcaaaaacttaaaggattgcataccaagactttaagaaaatcaattggattgggagagagagcggtgaaagtgaaaaagtaaaaatttagaaatttggagctgttggggccggtggggataaatgccccctcgcaatgatttacttgtattccttttgaaaatacccgtcgaatgaggggtcatttgtcaaaatccgacgctccgttcaaaagttatagccaaaataagattttcttcttcttcccaaaatgaaaatttaattctgtttgtccacttgtccacttgtccacttgtccaaaacatgttttttaagttctgaaaatttgatatgacgttcatcacatcgaaataaaaaacttttgttctaccacttttggaaaaactcgctagtttagcgggaaaacagctataaatagctaaaattcggaaagccgtaacttctatactactaaagctacagacttgtgctgcatctcgtttgaaaggtattttgaaatgctataaacgccttctatatgcaatttgtgtaaatgtaatagttaaaaaaatatgaacaaaagacaattttttaaaactttttttttagcttttttttatttttttcaaaaacggctctaacgattttctttaaaaccttaaactgtatagcccttgagattccttaaattttggtatataacacattactgtaaaaagtcacgtttaatagttatttttatacgaaaatagccactgttgccagctcgaacaattaacgctccctgagtattgaattttgtgggagggtatccgaactgtactttagggtcatggaatcagtaaatttgcacttaagagttccatataggaatcttttgttctacgacttttggaaaaagccgctactttagcgggaaagagctaaaaatagctaaatttcgttagtttgtaagttctacactactaaaggtacagacatgtgctatacctcgtttaaaaggtattttgaaatacttcaacgcctttttaactcaatttgttaaaatacaatagtttaaaaattatgattgaccaatttaaatttaaatgtatatattagctcctatgagagcaaaagtaaacaaacaaaaacttctgatatcaaataaaaacacctcttaacgaggtaaaaaactagtgacgaccgcaccttcaacatacaaaagttctgatatcaacatttgtgacgaaaaattattacactcgtcattaaatagactttctaatattttctcattcggcacgctgcaatagaaaatgcctgtgaagggaaaaaggttggaatagtttgctagggcgggccgaatgagaaaatattagaaagtctatttaatgacgagtgtaataatttttcgtcacaaatgttgatatcagaacttttgtatgttgaaggtgcggtcgtcactagttttttacctcgttaagaggtgtttttatttgattaaatatttcacataAAAAAAGGGTTTCGGCGAAAAGGTATACACAGTGTGACAAAGCCTTTAAGCCGGGTCCAAAACGGATTCCTTTAAGAGGACTTTATGAATTTGGTATGGTAAAGAGACCAAATAAGAAATGCTCTCACTACATTATAAGtattaagattattttattaaaagtgcTGAATACTTGATTATGCCAAAATACTTGGTTTATACGATCATTAAggcttaaaaaacaatttaaaagtataaaaaaacaagtgtTCCAtactgatttattttaaaaagctatCATCGATTTATCAGTAATTCATAGGgatttatattcttttttaaatatttcaaattaataataacactAAATCAGTTTTACCTTAATAacttacaattaaataatattctcaCCTTATAAGTATACCCAAATTTTCTATTAAGTtattaaaagttaataaaatgcGAAACTGAATACATCATCTAGAACGAGTAAGTAAATTTGCACATATGGCAGCCCATCTGTGGATTTCGTGGCACAGAACCACAAGCTCTTGGGGGGGATCACGTCGTATGTGTGGCATACGCAATAACCCCTAGCATTGGGGAACAATCCAACAACCGCTGGAGCTTGCTAAACCGTTTATAACCGATTTCAGGTAGGGAATCCTGGCCAAGCAGGACGTGCAGGCATCCGTGACACAGTGAAACCCCCCGGCAGACTGGGCCATGGGCCATGTGCTATAGGCCGGGCCAAGTGGTTGGGTCTACGTGGCATTATAAAGGCAACAGCCACGGCCACTTGCGCACGTCGCAGTCAGCTGAGCAGGGAAGAGCCCGGCAAAATTGGCAGTGGAGGCGGCTGggcttataaaaaattaaaatgtttacgcTACATTAAATGCAAAGAAGGCATTGCCAGCGAATTATGATTTTGCGAGTGCCAGAGCGCACACAGGCATCTCGCACTTTATGGCACCTTTGGGAGTGAGTGCGAACCACGCTGCGTATGAGCAACGAGTGCGAACTacgcggcgtatgagcaaCTTACGACGCAATGTCTGTGACCCCTCGTCGTGTGCGGAACTTATGAAGTAATGACTGCTAACTACACGGCGTATGAGCAACTTAAGCAATTTGCACAACCCACGCCCGAAATGCAAATCTTTTTATTAGATGCGTACAATTTTATACTTCCACAACATTTCCATTACGAACGGCCGCCGACTTTCCGCCATTCTCACACGCATCGAAAGCTGAAAGCGCCCAGGTGGGTGAATGCTGGGAATTAGGGACACCGTGCCCTCGTTTTTCAGATAGTAAACCTTCGGCTTGATGGGACACTTAAAGTAACTGCCATTGACCACCAGGTGCTTGTAGGTTTCGCCAAACACTTTGAACAGCATAGGATTGTTCAGAAAGTCACAGCCCTTAATGTTTTCCATCTTGTAAAATATCCTCTGGG from Drosophila takahashii strain IR98-3 E-12201 chromosome 2R, DtakHiC1v2, whole genome shotgun sequence encodes:
- the LOC108063456 gene encoding uncharacterized protein, giving the protein MIFQKGNIEFILESLETSCDHDYVEYFRKVPNSKLLYTFRVVKLAPAFTIDISVKVLKTQRIFYKMENIKGCDFLNNPMLFKVFGETYKHLVVNGSYFKCPIKPKVYYLKNEGTVSLIPSIHPPGRFQLSMRVRMAESRRPFVMEMLWKYKIVRI